A window of Mucilaginibacter sp. PAMC 26640 contains these coding sequences:
- a CDS encoding restriction endonuclease subunit R, producing MNQNPEQIARDEIDKQLLLCGWLIQNKKQINLSAGVGVAVREYQTETGPADYILFIDKKPVGVIEAKREDEGLKLTVVEEQSTEYAKSKLKYLNNDPLPFVYESTGEITRFTDYRDPKPRSRPVFTFHRPETFQQWLKETKTLRARLHDNPLLETAGLRDCQVTAITNIEKSFRDNRPKALIQMATGSGKTFTAISFIYRLLKFAKAKRILFVVDTKNLGEQAEQEFKRYEPQDDNRLFPELYGVSRLTSSFVPNDSQVYISTIQRLYSILKGTELDERDEEENPNEKRLVNKEPLPVIYSQKTPMEFFDFIVIDECHRSIYNLWKQVLDYFDAFQIGLTATPDNRTFGYFNQNLVCDYGYQKAVEDGVLVPYNVFEIVTKITQQGSKIELGEYIGKREKLTRKQFWNTLDEEVEYNGRQLDDKVVNPNQLRMIIQAVREQLPVMFPDRKIEPTNTTPESFEVPKMLIFAKSDSHADDIINIVREEFAEENKFCKKITYRSEEDPKSILQQFRNSYYPRVAVTVDMIATGTDIRPLEVLLFMRDVKSRSYYEQMKGRGTRTCSLEELKATGTPGAKYTKDHFVIIDAIGVEKSQKTDSRPLEKKPGLSLKEVIESVHIGNTAEDMLTTLANRLIRLDKLINEKEKMAFAEKAQGQSINHVVKQLLNAYDPDTLENIRMSIDEQTPGAAPSDKEILFKEQHEKLIEQATQIFDSFELRNFVIDIRKQYDQVIDHVNPDELVNIGWVKDNVVIAEGLVQDFKIWIEDNKTEIIALQIFYGQPYHRRELTYKMIKDLAETIKTSKPLFAPLSIWRAYAQLEKVNDQPKNELIALVSLIRRISGIDGSLTIYDKTVDLNFQQWVFTKQAGTLKFNEEQMQWLRMIKDYIASSFHVEQDDFELDPFNKQGGLGKMWQLFGDSTGEIINELNEVLAA from the coding sequence GTGAACCAAAACCCTGAACAAATCGCAAGAGATGAAATTGACAAGCAATTATTACTTTGCGGTTGGTTAATACAGAATAAAAAACAAATTAACCTAAGTGCCGGGGTTGGAGTTGCAGTTAGGGAATATCAAACCGAAACCGGGCCTGCCGATTACATTTTATTTATAGATAAAAAGCCTGTCGGTGTTATAGAAGCCAAGCGTGAAGACGAGGGGCTAAAGCTCACCGTTGTTGAAGAACAATCCACCGAATACGCCAAATCGAAACTAAAATATCTCAATAACGATCCGCTGCCTTTTGTTTATGAAAGCACCGGCGAGATAACCCGCTTCACAGACTATCGTGATCCTAAACCACGCTCACGGCCAGTATTTACTTTCCACAGGCCAGAGACGTTTCAGCAATGGCTGAAAGAGACTAAAACACTCAGGGCAAGACTACATGATAATCCATTATTAGAAACAGCCGGGTTACGTGACTGCCAGGTAACTGCAATAACTAACATCGAAAAATCCTTTCGCGATAACCGACCAAAAGCTTTAATACAGATGGCTACTGGTTCCGGTAAAACATTTACAGCAATATCATTTATATATCGTTTATTAAAATTTGCAAAAGCGAAACGAATATTATTCGTGGTTGATACCAAAAACTTAGGAGAACAAGCTGAGCAGGAATTTAAAAGATATGAACCGCAAGATGACAACCGCTTGTTTCCTGAATTATACGGCGTATCCCGCCTAACAAGTTCTTTTGTACCCAATGATAGCCAGGTTTACATAAGTACGATACAGCGGCTGTATTCAATCCTGAAAGGGACGGAATTGGATGAGAGGGATGAAGAAGAAAACCCCAACGAGAAAAGACTAGTTAACAAAGAGCCTTTACCCGTTATATATAGTCAGAAAACTCCAATGGAGTTCTTTGACTTCATTGTAATCGACGAATGCCACCGCAGCATTTACAATCTTTGGAAGCAAGTTTTAGATTACTTCGATGCATTTCAAATTGGCTTAACAGCTACCCCAGATAACCGCACTTTTGGTTATTTTAATCAAAACCTGGTTTGTGATTATGGCTATCAAAAAGCTGTCGAAGATGGTGTACTGGTGCCATACAATGTTTTTGAGATTGTAACTAAAATCACTCAGCAAGGTTCAAAAATTGAATTGGGTGAATATATAGGGAAGCGTGAAAAGCTCACCCGTAAACAGTTTTGGAACACCTTAGATGAGGAGGTAGAATATAACGGCAGGCAATTGGATGATAAGGTAGTTAATCCCAACCAGCTGCGCATGATTATTCAAGCAGTTAGAGAACAGTTGCCAGTAATGTTTCCTGACCGGAAGATTGAGCCCACTAATACTACACCAGAAAGTTTTGAAGTGCCTAAAATGCTCATTTTTGCGAAGAGCGACAGCCATGCAGACGACATTATCAATATAGTGCGTGAAGAATTTGCCGAGGAGAATAAGTTTTGCAAAAAGATTACCTATCGAAGTGAGGAAGATCCCAAAAGTATTTTACAGCAGTTTAGGAATAGTTATTATCCTCGTGTGGCGGTAACAGTTGACATGATTGCTACAGGTACAGATATACGCCCGCTTGAGGTGTTATTATTTATGCGGGATGTAAAAAGCCGTAGCTATTACGAACAAATGAAAGGCCGCGGTACACGTACCTGTAGCCTGGAAGAATTAAAAGCTACAGGTACACCTGGTGCCAAATACACAAAGGATCATTTTGTAATTATAGATGCTATTGGTGTAGAGAAAAGCCAAAAGACGGATAGCCGCCCATTGGAAAAAAAGCCGGGCTTGTCTTTAAAGGAAGTTATAGAAAGTGTACACATTGGTAATACCGCTGAGGACATGCTCACTACACTTGCAAACAGGTTGATCCGTTTGGATAAGCTGATCAATGAAAAGGAAAAGATGGCTTTCGCGGAGAAAGCACAAGGGCAAAGCATAAACCATGTAGTTAAACAGTTATTGAACGCATACGATCCCGACACGCTTGAAAATATACGCATGAGTATTGATGAGCAAACGCCTGGTGCCGCGCCTTCTGACAAAGAGATACTATTTAAGGAACAACACGAGAAGCTAATAGAACAAGCTACGCAGATATTTGATAGTTTTGAGCTGCGTAACTTTGTAATAGATATACGTAAGCAGTACGACCAGGTGATTGACCATGTTAACCCTGATGAGTTAGTAAATATAGGTTGGGTTAAGGATAATGTGGTGATAGCTGAAGGTTTAGTACAGGACTTTAAGATCTGGATTGAAGATAACAAGACAGAGATAATCGCACTTCAAATATTTTACGGGCAACCCTACCATAGGCGTGAGTTGACTTATAAGATGATTAAAGACCTTGCGGAGACTATTAAGACAAGTAAACCACTATTCGCACCGTTAAGTATATGGCGAGCATATGCCCAGTTAGAAAAGGTAAATGACCAACCCAAAAACGAATTAATAGCTTTGGTTTCGCTGATTCGCAGGATTAGCGGCATTGATGGAAGCTTAACTATTTACGATAAAACGGTTGATCTGAACTTTCAGCAATGGGTATTTACTAAACAAGCTGGTACATTGAAATTTAACGAAGAGCAAATGCAGTGGTTGCGTATGATTAAAGATTACATTGCCTCTAGCTTTCATGTAGAGCAGGATGATTTTGAGCTCGATCCGTTTAACAAACAAGGTGGCTTAGGCAAAATGTGGCAATTGTTTGGTGATAGTACTGGTGAAATAATTAATGAGTTAAACGAAGTATTGGCAGCGTAA